The following proteins are encoded in a genomic region of Streptococcus sp. 29892:
- the acpS gene encoding holo-ACP synthase, producing the protein MIVGYGIDLQEIAAIERARQKHDGFPKRILTDREFERYQKLHGRRQLEYLAGRWAAKEAFVKAIGTGIGKVTFRDIEILNASSGAPYIVCSHFSGKVWLSISHSGNFAQASVILEEKDD; encoded by the coding sequence ATGATAGTTGGATATGGAATTGACCTTCAGGAAATAGCAGCGATTGAGCGTGCCAGGCAGAAACATGATGGTTTTCCCAAACGAATTCTCACGGATAGGGAATTTGAACGCTATCAAAAACTACACGGACGTCGTCAGCTAGAATATCTAGCAGGTCGTTGGGCGGCAAAAGAGGCTTTTGTAAAGGCGATAGGGACTGGTATAGGTAAGGTGACCTTTCGGGACATTGAAATTTTAAATGCTAGCAGTGGTGCACCTTACATTGTTTGTAGCCATTTTTCAGGGAAAGTTTGGTTGAGTATTAGTCATTCAGGGAATTTTGCCCAGGCCAGTGTTATTTTGGAGGAGAAAGATGATTGA
- the alr gene encoding alanine racemase, with amino-acid sequence MIESEHRPTQVLVNLDAIVGNLEQVMAHLPVKAEAFAVVKANAYGHGAVAVAKRLSNKVAGFCVSNLDEALELRRAGIEDPILILGIVPPHFLQLAHQLNISVTVASLEWLEQARNVTEDLSGLAVHLKIDTGMGRIGFRSEEELQQALDLLDDLEFELEGIFTHFATADEVDERQFQEQLSSFKAYLALLPRLPRWVHASNSATSIWHTDTVFNLVRLGNILYGMNPSGRTLELPFSVEPALSLVSEIVHVKQVQAGTVIGYGSTYTSPETEWIATVPIGYADGMVRSLQGFHVLVDGKTCEIVGRISMDQITIRLPDYYPIGERVTLIGQDNKNSISVQDWADYIGTINYEVVCLLTDRLPRFFE; translated from the coding sequence ATGATTGAAAGTGAACATCGCCCCACGCAAGTTCTAGTCAATTTAGACGCTATAGTTGGAAATCTTGAGCAGGTGATGGCACACTTACCGGTTAAGGCAGAAGCTTTTGCGGTTGTTAAGGCCAATGCCTATGGTCATGGTGCAGTTGCAGTAGCTAAAAGATTATCCAATAAAGTAGCAGGCTTTTGTGTATCTAACTTGGATGAGGCTTTAGAGTTGCGCAGGGCAGGCATCGAAGACCCGATTTTGATTTTGGGTATCGTGCCTCCGCACTTCTTACAGTTAGCCCATCAGTTAAATATCAGTGTGACGGTTGCTAGTTTAGAATGGCTGGAGCAAGCGCGAAATGTAACTGAGGACTTATCAGGCTTAGCAGTTCATTTAAAAATCGATACGGGTATGGGGCGAATTGGTTTTCGAAGTGAAGAGGAATTGCAACAGGCTCTGGATTTGTTAGATGATTTAGAGTTTGAGCTAGAAGGTATTTTTACCCATTTTGCAACAGCAGACGAGGTAGACGAAAGGCAATTCCAAGAACAGTTGTCTAGCTTTAAAGCTTATTTGGCTCTCTTGCCACGTTTGCCACGCTGGGTTCATGCCAGCAATTCTGCGACCAGCATTTGGCATACAGACACTGTCTTTAATCTGGTTCGTCTGGGCAATATTCTCTACGGAATGAACCCAAGTGGGAGGACCCTAGAATTACCATTTTCGGTGGAACCAGCCTTGTCCCTGGTTTCGGAAATTGTCCATGTCAAGCAGGTTCAGGCTGGAACTGTAATTGGTTATGGATCTACTTATACTAGCCCAGAAACAGAGTGGATTGCCACCGTTCCGATTGGCTATGCGGATGGAATGGTGAGAAGTTTGCAAGGTTTTCATGTTTTAGTCGATGGCAAAACTTGTGAAATAGTAGGGCGGATTTCTATGGACCAAATTACCATTCGCTTACCAGACTACTATCCAATCGGTGAAAGAGTTACCTTAATCGGGCAAGATAATAAAAATAGCATTAGCGTTCAAGATTGGGCAGACTATATTGGTACTATCAATTATGAAGTTGTCTGCCTATTAACTGACCGTTTGCCACGCTTTTTCGAATAA
- a CDS encoding beta-ketoacyl-ACP synthase III: MRTFAKISQVAHYVPERIVSNDDLAQIMDTSDEWIVSRTGIRQRRITVDENTSDLASRVAQDLLDKSGVAAEAIDFIIVATITPDSAMPSTAARVQAAVGAKKAFAYDLVAACSGFVFALSTADKLISSGIYQKGIVIGAEVLSKTVDWTDRGTAVLFGDGAGGVLLEASSEQHFLAEINRTDGSRGLSLTSGQTGLHSPFSKEESNQPYLQMDGRAIFEFAVRDVTKTIAELLDSQSLTGDEVDYFLLHQANSRILDKMARKLGLGIEKFPANMMHYGNTSAASIPILLSECVEAGSLHLDGSQTVVLAGFGGGLTWGTLLLKL; encoded by the coding sequence ATGAGAACCTTCGCTAAAATCAGTCAGGTTGCCCACTATGTTCCTGAACGAATTGTGAGCAATGATGATTTAGCCCAAATCATGGATACCAGTGATGAGTGGATTGTTTCTAGGACAGGTATTCGACAACGACGAATTACAGTCGATGAGAATACCAGCGATTTAGCCAGTCGTGTTGCCCAAGACCTGCTAGACAAGTCAGGTGTAGCTGCTGAAGCCATTGACTTCATCATCGTTGCTACCATTACACCAGATTCAGCTATGCCGTCAACGGCAGCTCGGGTTCAGGCGGCAGTCGGTGCTAAGAAGGCATTTGCCTATGACCTAGTCGCAGCTTGTTCGGGCTTCGTGTTTGCACTATCCACCGCAGACAAACTGATTTCCTCTGGTATCTACCAAAAGGGAATCGTGATTGGAGCGGAGGTCTTGTCCAAGACAGTTGACTGGACAGACCGTGGAACGGCAGTCTTGTTTGGAGATGGTGCTGGTGGGGTTTTGCTTGAAGCTAGTTCTGAGCAGCATTTTCTAGCGGAAATCAATCGGACAGATGGCAGTCGTGGTCTTAGTTTAACTTCTGGTCAGACGGGTCTGCATTCTCCTTTTTCAAAAGAGGAAAGCAACCAGCCCTATTTGCAGATGGATGGCAGAGCGATTTTCGAGTTTGCTGTTCGCGATGTGACCAAGACCATTGCAGAGCTACTAGACAGTCAGAGTTTGACTGGTGATGAGGTAGATTACTTCCTGCTTCATCAGGCCAATAGTCGGATTTTGGACAAGATGGCACGCAAGCTGGGCCTTGGCATTGAGAAATTTCCAGCCAATATGATGCACTATGGCAATACCAGTGCAGCTAGTATCCCTATTCTCTTATCAGAATGTGTGGAGGCAGGTAGTCTGCACTTGGATGGTAGCCAAACGGTTGTATTGGCAGGATTTGGTGGCGGTCTGACTTGGGGAACGCTACTACTTAAACTTTAG
- the fabD gene encoding ACP S-malonyltransferase: MTKTAFLFAGQGAQTLGMARDLYDTYPIVKETYDQASQILGYDVRDLIDCQEDKLNQTRYTQPAILTTSLAIYRLLAEKGIKPDMVAGLSLGEYAALVASGALAFEDAISLIAKRGEFMEMAAPAGTGKMVAVLNADVSLIEEVCSSVTSGIVSPANYNTPAQIVIGGEVAAVDEAVEALKTAGVKRMIPLNVSGPFHTALLRPASEQLAQALEEVEFADFQVELVGNTEAKVMRKEDIKSLLTRQVMEPVRFYESIATMQAAGVTKFIEIGPGKVLAGFIKKIDKTAEVVTVEDVASLEGLLTSQ; encoded by the coding sequence ATGACAAAAACAGCCTTTCTATTTGCAGGTCAAGGGGCTCAGACACTTGGTATGGCCCGTGACCTCTATGACACCTATCCTATTGTCAAGGAAACCTATGACCAGGCTAGTCAGATTCTGGGCTATGATGTGCGGGACTTGATTGATTGCCAAGAAGACAAGCTCAACCAGACCCGCTATACCCAGCCTGCGATTTTGACAACTTCCCTTGCCATTTATCGTTTATTGGCAGAAAAAGGGATTAAACCCGACATGGTGGCTGGTTTGTCCTTGGGAGAATACGCAGCCTTGGTTGCTTCAGGTGCTCTAGCCTTTGAAGATGCCATTTCTTTGATTGCCAAACGGGGTGAGTTTATGGAAATGGCTGCACCAGCAGGGACTGGTAAAATGGTCGCTGTCCTCAATGCAGATGTCAGCTTGATCGAAGAGGTCTGTTCATCAGTTACCTCTGGGATTGTTTCCCCAGCCAACTACAATACACCAGCCCAAATCGTTATTGGTGGTGAGGTCGCTGCTGTGGATGAGGCGGTGGAAGCCTTGAAGACGGCGGGTGTCAAACGCATGATTCCCCTCAACGTGTCGGGGCCTTTCCACACAGCTCTCTTGCGTCCAGCTTCGGAGCAATTGGCTCAAGCTCTGGAAGAGGTGGAGTTTGCAGACTTCCAAGTAGAATTAGTTGGCAATACGGAAGCCAAGGTCATGAGAAAAGAGGACATCAAGTCCCTCTTGACCCGTCAGGTTATGGAGCCTGTCCGTTTTTACGAGTCCATTGCAACCATGCAGGCGGCTGGTGTGACCAAGTTTATCGAAATCGGTCCAGGCAAGGTCTTGGCAGGATTTATCAAGAAAATCGATAAGACAGCCGAGGTGGTGACAGTAGAAGATGTGGCAAGTCTAGAAGGCTTGTTGACTAGCCAATAA
- a CDS encoding enoyl-CoA hydratase — protein MTYQTISYQVTGNLAVLTFNRPHVANGFNIPMCEEILAAIEETAQNDQVQFLQIAAAGPIFSVGGDLVEMKRAVDEDDIPSLVRIAELVNDISFALKQLPKVVIMVTDGAVAGAAANMAVAADFVISSTKTKFIQAFVGVGLAPDAGGIFLLSRAIGANRASQLAMTGEGLSAEKALEYGIVYKLVEPEKLEKTVQQVLKKLTRGSINSYVAIKQLVWESQFKDWQSYRRLELNLQESLAFKEDFKEGVRAHAERRRPVFTGK, from the coding sequence ATGACCTACCAAACAATTTCCTATCAGGTAACAGGAAATCTTGCCGTTCTAACCTTTAATCGTCCCCATGTGGCTAATGGTTTTAACATCCCTATGTGTGAAGAAATTCTTGCGGCTATCGAAGAAACAGCTCAGAATGACCAAGTCCAATTCTTACAAATAGCTGCTGCTGGACCTATATTCTCTGTTGGTGGTGATCTGGTAGAGATGAAGCGAGCAGTGGATGAGGATGATATTCCTTCCTTGGTACGTATTGCAGAGCTGGTGAATGACATTTCCTTCGCCCTTAAACAACTTCCTAAAGTTGTCATTATGGTCACCGATGGTGCGGTGGCGGGTGCGGCAGCCAATATGGCAGTGGCGGCTGATTTTGTAATCTCCTCTACTAAGACTAAATTTATCCAAGCCTTTGTTGGTGTTGGTCTTGCACCAGATGCGGGTGGAATTTTTCTGCTTAGTCGTGCTATTGGTGCCAATCGTGCCAGCCAGTTGGCTATGACAGGTGAAGGCTTATCTGCTGAGAAAGCCTTGGAATACGGCATTGTTTATAAGCTGGTAGAGCCAGAAAAGTTGGAAAAAACGGTTCAGCAGGTCCTTAAGAAACTCACGCGTGGATCTATCAACTCTTATGTTGCCATAAAGCAACTGGTCTGGGAAAGTCAATTCAAGGACTGGCAATCCTATCGCCGCTTAGAGTTGAACTTGCAAGAAAGCTTGGCTTTTAAAGAAGATTTTAAAGAAGGTGTTCGGGCCCACGCTGAGCGGAGAAGACCAGTATTCACAGGAAAATAA
- a CDS encoding acyl carrier protein, with protein MAVFEKVQEIIVEELGKEAEEVTLTTTFEDLDADSLDLFQVISEIEDAFDIQIDTEEGLTTVGELVAYVEEKTK; from the coding sequence ATGGCAGTATTTGAAAAAGTACAAGAAATCATCGTTGAAGAATTGGGTAAGGAAGCTGAAGAAGTAACCCTTACAACAACTTTTGAAGATTTGGATGCAGATTCATTGGATCTTTTCCAAGTTATCTCTGAAATCGAAGATGCGTTTGACATCCAAATCGACACAGAAGAAGGATTGACAACTGTAGGCGAATTGGTTGCTTACGTTGAAGAAAAAACTAAATAA
- the fabG gene encoding 3-oxoacyl-[acyl-carrier-protein] reductase — MELTNKNVFVTGSSRGIGLAIAHKFASLGANVVLNGRGQLGQDLLDSFSSYGVKVVAISGDISSSADAKRMVAEAVEALGSVDILVNNAGITKDGMTLRMTEEDFESVLSVNLTGTFNMTQAVLKPMTKAREGAIINLSSVVGLTGNAGQANYAASKAGVIGFTKSIAREVASRNVRVNAIAPGFIQSDMTDVLSDKIKDAMLGQIPMKRFGLTEEVADVAVFLAKQEYLTGQVIAIDGGLTMQ; from the coding sequence ATGGAGCTTACCAATAAAAATGTGTTTGTTACGGGTTCAAGTCGTGGAATTGGCTTGGCCATTGCTCATAAGTTTGCTAGCCTTGGTGCCAATGTGGTGCTAAATGGTCGTGGTCAGCTGGGTCAGGACTTGCTGGACAGCTTTTCAAGCTACGGTGTCAAAGTGGTGGCTATTTCAGGCGATATTTCTAGCTCGGCAGATGCCAAACGGATGGTGGCTGAGGCAGTTGAGGCTCTTGGTAGCGTCGATATCTTGGTCAACAATGCAGGGATTACCAAGGATGGTATGACCTTACGAATGACGGAAGAGGACTTTGAGAGTGTCTTGAGTGTCAACTTAACTGGTACTTTCAACATGACCCAGGCTGTTTTGAAGCCCATGACCAAGGCACGTGAAGGGGCTATTATCAACCTTTCCAGTGTGGTCGGTTTGACAGGGAATGCTGGTCAGGCCAACTATGCCGCTTCTAAGGCAGGTGTGATCGGCTTTACAAAATCCATTGCTCGTGAAGTCGCTAGTCGAAATGTCCGTGTCAATGCCATCGCACCAGGCTTTATCCAGTCCGATATGACAGATGTTCTGTCTGACAAAATTAAGGATGCCATGTTGGGACAAATTCCTATGAAACGCTTTGGACTGACGGAAGAAGTAGCGGATGTAGCTGTGTTCTTGGCCAAGCAAGAATATCTAACTGGACAAGTGATTGCTATTGACGGCGGCTTGACCATGCAGTAA
- the fabK gene encoding enoyl-[acyl-carrier-protein] reductase FabK gives MKTKITELLNIDYPIFQGGMAWVADGDLAGAVSNAGGLGIIGGGNAPKEVVKANIDKVKSITDKPFGVNIMLLSPFADDIVDLVIEEGVKVVTTGAGNPGKYMERLHAAGIIVIPVVPSVALAKRMEKLGVDAVIAEGMEAGGHIGKLTTMTLVRQVVDAVSIPVIAAGGIADGAGAAAAFMLGAEAIQVGTRFVVAKESNAHPAYKEKVLKAKDIDTTVSASVVGHSVRALKNKLSTAYAAAEKDFLAGKISAESIEELGAGALRNAVVDGDVVNGSVMAGQIAGLVTKEETCEEILKDLYFGAAKVIQEQASRWASVGE, from the coding sequence ATGAAAACAAAGATTACAGAATTATTGAACATTGATTATCCGATTTTCCAAGGTGGTATGGCTTGGGTGGCTGATGGTGACTTGGCTGGTGCGGTTTCAAATGCTGGTGGTTTGGGTATCATCGGTGGAGGTAATGCTCCCAAAGAAGTTGTTAAGGCAAACATTGATAAAGTCAAGTCCATCACAGACAAACCTTTCGGTGTTAATATCATGCTTTTGTCGCCTTTTGCGGATGACATTGTTGACTTGGTCATTGAAGAAGGTGTCAAGGTGGTGACTACGGGTGCGGGTAATCCTGGTAAATATATGGAGCGCTTGCACGCAGCCGGTATTATTGTTATTCCAGTAGTACCGAGTGTGGCTCTTGCTAAACGCATGGAAAAATTAGGGGTTGATGCCGTCATCGCTGAAGGGATGGAAGCAGGTGGCCACATCGGTAAATTGACAACTATGACCCTGGTTCGTCAGGTTGTTGATGCCGTATCTATTCCTGTGATTGCTGCAGGTGGTATCGCAGACGGTGCAGGTGCTGCAGCTGCCTTCATGTTGGGAGCAGAAGCAATTCAGGTGGGAACACGTTTTGTTGTAGCAAAAGAATCCAACGCCCACCCTGCCTATAAGGAAAAAGTCCTCAAGGCTAAGGATATTGACACGACTGTATCGGCATCCGTTGTAGGTCACTCGGTGCGTGCGCTTAAGAACAAGCTTTCGACAGCTTATGCGGCTGCGGAAAAAGACTTCCTTGCTGGGAAAATATCTGCAGAATCCATTGAAGAATTAGGTGCAGGAGCCCTTCGCAATGCCGTTGTTGATGGTGACGTGGTCAATGGTTCGGTTATGGCAGGTCAGATTGCTGGCTTGGTGACTAAGGAAGAAACCTGTGAAGAAATTTTGAAAGATTTATATTTTGGAGCTGCTAAGGTGATTCAGGAACAAGCGAGTCGCTGGGCTTCTGTTGGAGAATAA
- a CDS encoding MarR family winged helix-turn-helix transcriptional regulator: MEDPKINEYLTAIFNNVLVIEETSLRGSRFNDISIKEMHTIDVIGEIAGATPSDVARTLMVTLGTVTTSLNNLERKGYVERIRSTKDRRVVHLYLTKKGRLVYRLHRKFHNEMVKQITDGMDEAEYQVMKKGLYKLYNFLEDLK; encoded by the coding sequence TTGGAAGATCCAAAAATCAATGAATACCTGACCGCTATATTTAATAATGTGTTGGTGATTGAAGAAACAAGTCTTCGAGGTAGTCGTTTCAATGATATTTCTATTAAGGAAATGCATACCATTGACGTCATCGGTGAAATCGCTGGAGCGACGCCGAGCGATGTAGCTCGTACTTTGATGGTCACACTTGGTACGGTAACGACCAGTCTAAATAATTTAGAACGAAAAGGCTATGTTGAGCGAATTCGTTCCACTAAAGATAGACGGGTGGTTCATCTCTATCTGACCAAGAAAGGTCGTCTGGTTTATCGCTTGCATCGAAAATTTCATAATGAAATGGTCAAGCAGATTACAGACGGGATGGATGAGGCAGAATACCAAGTGATGAAAAAAGGGCTCTACAAACTCTATAATTTCTTGGAGGATTTGAAATGA
- a CDS encoding aspartate kinase, translated as MKVIKFGGSSLASASQLEKVFNIVQSDPERRFVVVSAPGKRNAEDTKVTDALIKYYKDYIHGKDVTASQDWIINRYQAMVDELGFTAKSMKKIAESIKDLASLPIENNDFLYDAFLAAGEDNNAKLIAEYFTFKGLPARYVHPKTAGIIVSSEPGNARILPSSYDKIEELRNSDEILIIPGFFGVTIDNQICTFSRGGSDITGSIVAAGVKADLYENFTDVDGIFAAHPGIIKNPHSIKELTYREMRELAYAGFSVLHDEALLPAYRGRIPLVIKNTNNPGHPGTRIVHKHTEKTVPVVGIAADDDFVSINMSKYLMNREVGFGRKVLQILEDLNIRFEHMPTGIDDLSIVLRERELTPIKEEEILHQLKTKLEVDKAEIEHGLSTIMIVGENMKSHVGVTATATAALSQQNVNLAMISQGASEVSVMFVVKTEEKEKALKALYDAFFEEK; from the coding sequence ATGAAAGTGATTAAGTTTGGCGGAAGCTCTCTCGCTTCTGCTAGTCAATTAGAAAAAGTATTCAATATTGTCCAATCCGATCCTGAGCGTCGCTTTGTCGTTGTTTCAGCACCCGGAAAACGAAATGCTGAAGATACCAAGGTTACCGATGCCTTGATTAAGTACTACAAGGACTATATCCATGGAAAAGATGTTACTGCTAGTCAAGATTGGATTATCAATCGCTATCAGGCAATGGTCGACGAACTTGGTTTCACTGCCAAGAGCATGAAGAAAATTGCCGAAAGCATCAAGGATTTAGCAAGTTTGCCAATTGAGAACAACGATTTTCTTTACGATGCATTCTTGGCAGCTGGTGAAGATAACAATGCAAAATTGATTGCCGAATACTTCACCTTTAAAGGCTTACCAGCTCGCTATGTCCATCCCAAGACGGCTGGTATTATCGTTAGCTCTGAACCAGGTAACGCTCGAATTCTTCCATCGAGCTATGATAAAATTGAAGAGCTGCGTAACTCAGATGAAATCCTCATTATTCCTGGATTCTTTGGAGTAACGATTGACAATCAAATTTGTACCTTCTCACGTGGAGGGTCAGACATCACTGGTTCTATCGTAGCAGCAGGGGTAAAGGCTGATCTTTACGAAAACTTTACCGATGTAGATGGCATCTTTGCTGCCCATCCTGGTATTATCAAAAATCCACATTCTATCAAGGAATTGACTTATCGTGAGATGCGCGAATTGGCTTATGCCGGCTTCTCCGTGCTCCATGATGAAGCCCTTCTTCCAGCCTATCGCGGTCGCATTCCGCTAGTTATTAAAAATACCAATAATCCTGGTCATCCTGGCACTCGCATTGTTCACAAACACACTGAAAAAACAGTTCCTGTTGTCGGTATCGCTGCGGATGATGACTTCGTAAGTATCAATATGTCTAAGTATCTGATGAACCGTGAAGTTGGTTTTGGACGCAAGGTCTTGCAAATCCTTGAAGACCTTAATATCCGCTTTGAACATATGCCAACTGGTATTGATGATTTATCTATTGTACTACGTGAGCGTGAATTGACACCAATCAAGGAAGAAGAAATTCTTCACCAGCTCAAGACGAAACTGGAAGTTGATAAGGCTGAAATCGAACACGGTCTCTCTACCATCATGATTGTTGGTGAGAATATGAAAAGCCATGTCGGTGTGACCGCTACCGCTACGGCTGCACTTTCTCAACAAAATGTCAACCTAGCCATGATTTCGCAGGGCGCTAGCGAGGTTTCTGTTATGTTCGTTGTCAAAACAGAAGAAAAAGAGAAGGCTCTCAAGGCCCTCTACGATGCATTTTTTGAGGAGAAATAA
- a CDS encoding HAD family hydrolase, which translates to MVKAIIFDMDGVLFDTETFYFQRRIDFLATKGLSVEHLEPSIFVGGRASQMWKRILADDYENWDVPALEAEYRLYKEERPTPYAERLFPDVRDSLERLKNKGLPLVLASNTDGAEIERALSEAGIATYFDQTFSGMDCQAPKPHPAVYEQAVQALGVDKKDILVFEDSSKGIAAAKAANLTVWAIRDRHYGIDQSQADRLVDSLGQAMNDLDV; encoded by the coding sequence ATGGTAAAAGCAATTATTTTTGATATGGACGGTGTCCTGTTTGATACGGAAACGTTTTATTTTCAACGCCGAATTGATTTTCTAGCTACTAAGGGCTTATCAGTAGAGCACTTGGAACCATCTATTTTTGTTGGTGGAAGAGCCAGCCAAATGTGGAAGCGAATTTTAGCAGATGATTATGAAAATTGGGATGTGCCAGCCTTAGAAGCAGAATACCGGCTCTATAAGGAAGAACGTCCAACACCTTATGCTGAGCGCCTGTTTCCAGATGTAAGAGATAGTTTGGAGCGGTTAAAAAACAAGGGCCTCCCTTTGGTATTGGCGTCCAATACAGATGGAGCAGAGATTGAACGTGCCTTGTCTGAGGCGGGAATTGCAACATACTTTGATCAAACTTTTTCGGGTATGGATTGTCAAGCACCAAAGCCACATCCAGCAGTGTATGAACAGGCGGTCCAAGCTTTAGGAGTGGATAAAAAGGATATTTTGGTCTTTGAAGACAGTTCTAAGGGAATTGCGGCAGCAAAAGCGGCAAATCTGACTGTCTGGGCTATTCGAGATCGGCATTACGGTATCGACCAGTCCCAAGCTGATAGGCTAGTAGATAGCTTAGGACAGGCAATGAATGACTTAGATGTTTAA
- the fabF gene encoding beta-ketoacyl-ACP synthase II, with amino-acid sequence MTKLNRVVVTGYGLTSPIGNTPEEFWDSLVNGKIGIGKITKFDTSEYSVHNAAEIKDFPFDKYFVKKDTNRYDNYSLYALYAAQEAVANANLDTESVDSDRFGVILSTGIGGILEIEEQVARMNEKGPKRIRPMALPKALPNMAAGNIAMQVGANGVCKCVITACASSNDALGEAFREIKFGFQDVMLAGGSEAAITPFAIGGFQALTAMSTTEDPERASIPFDKDRNGFVMGEGAAVLVLESLEHAEARGATILAEIVGYGNTCDAHHMTSPHPEGLGAIKAMKLAISEAGLEPADIDYINAHGTSTPANEKGESQAIVSVFGKNTPVSSTKSFTGHLLGAAGAVEAAAVIEAMRHSYAPKTAGTTELSDYIEADVIYGQGRDMEIRHAISNTFGFGGHNSVIAFKRWEA; translated from the coding sequence ATGACAAAACTAAATCGTGTAGTGGTGACAGGCTACGGTCTGACATCGCCAATTGGAAATACGCCAGAGGAATTCTGGGATAGCCTGGTCAATGGTAAGATTGGGATCGGAAAGATTACCAAGTTTGATACCAGTGAATACTCTGTCCATAATGCTGCGGAAATCAAGGATTTTCCTTTTGACAAATACTTTGTTAAAAAAGATACCAACCGCTATGACAACTATTCCCTCTATGCTCTCTATGCAGCTCAAGAGGCAGTAGCCAATGCTAATCTTGATACAGAATCCGTTGACAGTGACCGTTTTGGTGTTATCTTGTCGACTGGTATCGGTGGTATTTTGGAAATCGAAGAGCAGGTTGCTCGTATGAACGAAAAAGGACCAAAACGCATTCGTCCTATGGCACTTCCAAAAGCCTTGCCAAACATGGCTGCTGGAAATATTGCCATGCAGGTCGGTGCAAATGGTGTCTGTAAGTGTGTCATCACAGCCTGTGCTTCATCCAACGATGCCTTGGGAGAAGCCTTCCGTGAAATCAAGTTTGGTTTCCAAGATGTCATGCTGGCAGGTGGCTCAGAAGCAGCCATTACGCCATTTGCAATCGGTGGCTTCCAAGCCTTGACAGCTATGTCGACTACTGAGGATCCAGAACGTGCGTCTATTCCATTTGACAAGGACCGCAATGGTTTTGTCATGGGAGAAGGGGCTGCTGTCTTGGTCTTGGAAAGCTTGGAACACGCAGAAGCACGTGGGGCAACTATCTTGGCTGAAATCGTTGGTTATGGAAATACCTGCGATGCCCACCACATGACTTCTCCACACCCAGAAGGTTTGGGTGCCATTAAGGCTATGAAGTTGGCTATTTCAGAAGCAGGTTTAGAGCCAGCAGACATTGACTACATCAATGCCCATGGCACTTCGACACCGGCTAATGAAAAAGGAGAAAGTCAAGCTATCGTATCGGTCTTCGGCAAGAACACGCCAGTTTCTTCAACCAAATCCTTCACAGGTCACTTGTTGGGGGCAGCGGGTGCAGTTGAAGCAGCGGCTGTTATTGAGGCTATGCGTCATTCTTACGCACCAAAGACGGCTGGTACGACGGAATTGTCTGATTACATTGAGGCGGATGTCATCTATGGTCAAGGTCGTGACATGGAAATCCGCCATGCCATTTCAAATACATTTGGCTTTGGAGGTCACAACTCAGTGATTGCTTTCAAGCGTTGGGAGGCTTAA